tttgcaTGTTTACTTCTTGATGGTTGCAAGATTTTACTCTTAAgttgttgttttattttaatCTTACTATTTTGAAGTGGTGTGCTAAATGAACTCTCCTTGCTTCGTGCTCTCAAATTTGGTTGGAAATCCATCACAAGGCATCGGATTTGGATGACGCAAGTTTAATAGGGGTATATCACCTTTTACtatctctttatttttcttttctcacattgagaaCAATGTGAAATTTAAATATGGGTGAGGGGAATATATGGACTTTGCAATTTTATACCTTGTGATGATGTTTTGTAAATTTAAATGCATTGGAAATATTGGAGTTATGTTTGAGAAAATTGCCATGTggaatttttcttgaaaaattggGTTGTTGCAGAGAGTTTCATCCAATTATAAAGAGAAACTCTatcaaaatattttcaaatctttttcaaaatttcgcTATGACCCAAAACTTTTTAAACTATGTGTTATTTTGTGTTGAAAAAAGGTCGATTTGGTCAAACCATAAGCATTGTGATTCTCCTACTTGTtgaaactatatatatatatatatatatatatatttctcaAACGATAACAATTTCATTAATCAAATGTAAAAGTTACAAAACTAGAGCACTTGCTCCTACGTCTTTACTGGCTAAGCTATTCAGCCATTCAGGAAATGATTCCTGCCACACATTTTCATCTACCAAGTTAATGGCAAACTTTGCCAATTGGTGAGCTACACAATTAACTTCCCTTTTGATGAAGGAGAAGGAACATTCAGTGAAGTCCAGTCTGATCTTTAAAATATCAAACAAAATGACTCCAATGCTTAGATCTTCCTCACGCTTCATGTTAATCTTGTCAATTATTCCTTTGCAATCTGATTGTATCATAATCTTCTCCCAACCATTCTGTTTTGCAATGTTTAAGGCCTTCCTGATTGCCATTAGCTTCCTCCACAGCCGGTTCCCCAAGTCTGTTTTCACTTACTGTCCAGGCTCCAATCAAACCACCATCATCTTTCTTGCCACAATCCCCCATCCAACTTTCCTTTTTTGCATGTTCAAACTAGCATCAGTATTCATTATAGAGGAGGAGTCTATCTACTACATACCGTATGTGAGGACTTGAAAAtctattattttaaaatccgtaattttggcttaattaattatttatttggatttttgccatgAATAAcattttctagccttattagacctaagtacatggttttacagtttcgttatattttaaaAGTGTCTTGttccaaaaattatttttcttagaagcttgtttagtgaaaaagtgaaaacgtgtctgaaaactttagccaattgggaatACATTAAGTCGGAAAAtttgagacatgtacaatggtcttaaaataggtaaatttaggtttaagtactcaagtaatagttagtggtacgatcgttacaagaatttcttgaaggttttattttatcgcgcctaaattggaaatacgcgttttcacgcgcgcgattaattgaggaatgttggaccattattttgggacaattaagaatgaataatatttatatgaatgaaAGTgccttagaggtttagtgcactagtgcaacaaacttaagagaaatcgagcacaaaacgcacgTGTATGCGCACTATTTGCGGTTAATTTTTGCGCACCTAAACTATTAGACATTAAGCTTTCTTTGTACGCCAAAGGGTCAGACCAAACATCTCATTTCTCCAAGCTTCCATTGCCAGCTAGCAAACTGCAAAGGAACAACCGAAGCTCCTCAACATTTTCCTCTAAAAATCTTACTCAAATCACCACCAAATCTTCTCAAATTTTAACACTACTTAACCTAAGACTTGGAGTTCATATCTAGTTaaaaagggggagtttttcacgGCTCACTTAGGAGCAAGGAAGGGCcgaaatttctgatttgttcATCAACTAGAGTAAGTCATGATCAAGCTTTCTGATTTCAATTTTTAGAAGTTTTAATATACCTTTTAGCTCTTAATTTCATatgggttgttgttgttgttgaaaaaaatggaaggtgggctctatgaactcccacctctgTCTTGATGGCTGATATGGTGTTTGATGCTATTTATAATGTTGGTTTAGCGTTTGAAATGGTGGATTAATGGAGTATAATTAGTAGAAATCTCAAGGAACTCATGAGATAGAAAAATTTCAATTCTGCCCCTACCTTGTTCGGTTATTttaaggccaaaatttgatgatctaatggcttgaatatGATGTTTTTATGTTGTGTAAAAATTCTCATTGGAAAATATcgaggtttggttgggcaaatgaatttctttGTGAAACTAGTCAAGCTGGAAAACTGTTTCCGTGTAGCTCTGTCCAGCGATAGTGTTTCGGCTGTAACTTTGtcctccgatgtcgaaatcgagtaccgttgatggcatttgaaactaaacatccacacctttccaatggtataaaattcacgttTTGGTTCTAAGTGTGTGAGCCAAACCAACCGTTTTAAGAAGGCTaccctgtttctctgttctgctggaatgatttgatgatgctgcaactttaggcttaatttcgagccaGTTTCATGCTGAATcttaaaacgatttcttctgtgaaattatatctctatgaatgtattttccaaccctatcaaccatgctcaaatccgagttaaattgagtgagttatgatcaaaatacggtgactgccttgttcttgaaaacccttggaTTTGGATAGATTTGATgtgagacttgttgtggtcttactaaatgaatttcttggtgctaaacacctaccaaatgtaccatgtatATTCCTTAGACTTTTAttgcacaaatgaaccatgtttggaggTTCCTTTGtcgaatgtttggaaacggagagaaatggagctaaaggcagttttgccttagtaatttcaaaatttggttgattggttaaccaccttcccgaaggtatttttccacgaaatttgatagagagatacccttcatataggagtactatAATGCAAAATTTGGCACCAGTCCAAGTCCGTTTAGACACTTAATTAAAGGTCCAAATTCggaaacccaaatctggaaattgttcaacagtcttgaattttccccaactttgagctaccatatcttggtgctcgaaactctgaTTCTCGATCCGCTTATTCTGTCCTAAACcatacttgcacctctaattgagttacaaaatTTAGAGGCTAGCTCGCAACGTGTGAATTTTGTGGAATTTCCAAAATTAgagaaaaaccaaccccggctcagtTCTGAGTGTtctggaacagcaactttaaactcatttttgagtacttttcacttggattcgtggaaaagtgtcttctaagaacttttagtactttccgagaggtttccaacggtataaagttttccaattttagacttgtatcgagtgagatacgatttttcaaagatgcatatcaaaactgaaattttccaactttcaaggaaatagagttttccaagaactctttattcttttgacatTATGCAAACGTTTTAACCTCGATTTCCAAGATAAAAATCCAAATGCTCCTGTACTTTATGAAACGCCACTCGAACCTCGATTTCCAAGTAATTAAGGTTCCTTTTCACGAAATTCCCTAGATTATTATAGTGCACGAATTATTTCTCGATAATTGGGTTGTGTGAataataattcactattatttgctcaggcgcacacagggaccttcaagagaatcttacggtggacgcttgaactttccTTGACCCTACTTGCACTTAAtactcggtgagtgtcaagtgtttgactacttgaactctatggacttgattacatgcttagcctacttgttttttttttcaaaaatggagtcgagtgtgtactttatcgcactcgttctcatttgaaacaaatgactcatgcttaacatgatttgcctggtttacatgacctggaatacatgcttaaacctgtcaaatacttgaatacatgacatggtatgctatgattgcatatgtcgttggagtggatctcctcgacacttacatgatacatgggggtcacccaaactcataggccaaccttggaactcgagccgacatgggtttggtcgggaacctcggtgagccataagattcacatgataaacttgatctaatgagagatctcgcttgccatactcgtgaagtatcgccttataaacgTCGTGCGGCcccgaagcggtgtatggtggatggatgagaagtaagtggtgaactacggatatgaaatatcaacccggttgacggagagtcatcgcggggagatatacgaatgacatcggcaaaaTGTTGaatttagctcttgagagctatcatattcttgaattgtttctggttacattCTTGTTGGCATTATAAATTACTTGCAAGCTATTACTTAAATTGTTACTTGGGCTTGTTACCTGAactgtgtgcttgcatgtgtgttcttgacaTCACGAGCGTTTTTTCTcgccctgtagatttgttttgcttaacaggtttgaactcggaggtgtactggagaaaccctcctgatgtacgtttgtttaggatttctattaCCTTTTGGCTATgccttggttttgggttgtacttttggatttgaaatgtAACCTTTGGGgcatgatgtatatttgggatttatgATGTATGTTGAATCCCCGACGTACGGGTTGGATTATGGATGAATATTGTTAAgattgaacgcttccgcatttactgtatttaagttatttacgtGTGTTTTGTAGTTCGATAATGagtttgaatggaattgcttgagtcttggcgcgagttaggcaggcgttccgcgaataccctttggttcgccttagggagaagtgggggcgtcacagttggtatcagagcgctaggttagcgctaggttagagatctatatgggaaacatattagatactctacccttaAAACCTGAGACTGGATAATCAAGTTATACCTTAAGAGGTATTGGAAGCGTACTAGTGATTGGGTTAGGCATGCATAAACGTCATCCGAATTAGATAGCgatttgggagaatttcacaagggaatttaatgagaagtttcttCCGCTCTTAATTCAAGAGAAGAGGGATGATggatttattaagttgaaacagggaactcttagtgtagcggagtatgaaggaaaatttactaagCTTTCAAAGTACGCTCCCGAACTGGTGACCAATGAGCGAAAAATGATTAGATGGTTTGTTCAGAGacttaatgtggagatacaagagggcCTGACCGCAGCCCAAATCTTTACATTTACTGAAACTTTAGAGAAGGTATAAAgggttgagagtgcaagatTTCAAGTGAGAGATTTCCACAGCAGAAAGAGAAACTTTTCTAGCCATACTTCTGGACAAACTAGTAAAAGTGCGCAGCCTTCTAAAATGGGAAGAGAAGTGGGAGGACCAAGAATTGCTAGAGTTTCGAGAGGAGGTTTAtctagaggaggtcgtagtggacTGACACAGGTAAGAAGGGCGCCTTCTAGTGGTTCGGCGGTGAACCCTCAAGTTACGTGTGGGTACTACGAAAAACCCAACCAGTCTGAAAATGACTGTTGGAGGAAGTCTGGGAAGTGCTTGACTTATGGTAGTACCGAGCATCAGCTCGCGAACTgtccaaacaaaatgaaaacGGGAGGTGATACGCAAAGACCAGAAAAGTCAGCCTCTAAGCAAACCAGTGCTGGAGGGAGTCGATCGAAAGTACCGGCCAAAgtttatgcactggattatCAACAAGTTCCTGAGACAACTGAGGTGGTAGAATGTACAATTCTAATCTTTCACcgtttagttagggttttaattgatctaggtgctacacattcttttgtaaaccctaatttcatgagtgggatagacttgaagccaattaagttaccatatgatctTGAGGTTAAAACGTCTACTGGGGATCAAAATctaattgctaacttggtgtatCAAGATTGTGAAGTCTGGATTggggaacgaaaattattggCTGATTTAATGGGAGTGATGATTAAGGGATACGTTGTAATcttagggatggattggttagcccgttataatgcttaGTTAaactgtaggacgaaaattgtagagaTACGTATTCCAGGAGAaacaaccctgaaattggatgtaaggggtaaattagtttcgtctgcacttatttcaggaattcgggttagaaaattattaagtaaaggagctcaaggatatttggcttttcttattaacacccctagtgataaTGTGAATTTGGAGAacatgcctgtagtgaaagacTTTCCTGATGttttgaagaattggagtccctacccccggaacgggaaataacCATTAAAATCGAAACAAAATTTGGCACCAGTCCAAGTCCGTTTCAACACTTAATTAAGGGTCCAAATTCGGAAACCCAAATCTAGAAATTGttcaacagtcttgaattttccccaactttgagctaccatatcttggtgctcgaaactctgaTTCTCGATCCGCTTATTCcgtcctaaaccttacttgcacctctaattgagttacaaaatTTAGAGGCTAGCTCGCAAcgtgtgaattttgtgaaatttccaaaattagaGAAAAACCAACTCCGGCTCAGTTCTGAGTGTtttggaacagcaactttaaactcatttttgagtacttttcacttggattcgtggaaaagtgtcttctaagaacttttagtactttccgagaggtttccaacggtataaagttttccaattttagacttgtatcgagtgagatacgatttttcaaagatgcatatcaaaactgaaattttccaactttcaagaaaatagagttttccaagaactctttattcttttgacatTATGCAAACGTTTTAACCTCGATTTCCAAGATAAAAATCCAAATGCTCCTGTACTTTATGAAACGCCactcgaacctcgatttacaaGTAATTAAGGTTTCTTTTCACGAAATTCCCTAGATTATTATAGTGCATGAATTATTTCTCGATAATTGGGTTGTGTGAATAacaattcactattatttgctcaggcgcacacggggaccttcaagagaatcttacggtggacgcttgaactttccTTGACCCTACTTGCACTTAAtactcggtgagtgtcaagtgtttgactacttgaactctatggacttgattacatgcttagtctacttgtttttttttacgaaaatggagtcgagtgtgtactttatcgtattcgttctcatttgaaacaaatgactaatGCTTAACATGATTTGCCTAGTTTACATGACCTGGAATACATGTttaaacctgtcaaatgcttgaatacatggcatggtatgctatgattgcatatgtcgttggagtggatcttctcgacacttacatgatatATGGGGgttgcccaaactcataggccggcCTTGGAActtgagccggcatgggtttggtcgagaatctcggtgagccatgagattcacTTGATTAACTTGATCTaatgagagatctcgcttgccATACTCGTGAAGTATCGTCTTATAAacgtcgtgcgggcccgaagcggtgtatggtggatggatgagaagtaagtggtgaactacggatatgaaatatcaacccggttgatggagagtcatcgcggggagatatacgaatgacatcggcaaaatgtggaacttagctcctgagagctatcatatccttgaattgtttctggttacattCTTGTTGGCATTATAAATTACTTGCAAACTATTATTTGAATTATTACTTGGGCTTGTTACCTGAACTGTGTGCCTGCAtatgtgttcttggcctcacgagcatttttgcttaccctgtagatttgttttccttaacaggtttgaactCGGAGGTGTACTGGAGAAACCCTTCTGATGTACATTTGCTTAGGATTTCTATTACCTTTTGGCTATgccttggttttgggttgtacttttggatttgaaatgtAACCTTTGGGgcatgatgtatatttgggatttatgATGTATGTTGAATCCCCGACGTACGGGTTGGATTATGGATGAATATTGTTAAgattgaacgcttccgcatttactgtatttaagttatttacgtGTGTTTTGTAGTTCGATAATGagcttgaatggaattgcttgagccctggcgagagctaggcaggcgttccgcggataccctttggttcgccttagggagaagtgggggcgtcacagttggtatcagagcgctaggttagctTAGGTTAGaaatctatatgggagacatattagatactctacccttaAGACCTGAAACTGGATAATTAAGTTATACCTTAAGAGGTATTGGAAGCGTACTAGTGATTggtgacgggtattttacatacatgcaagttaaaaaataccgaattacacccgttcactgcaagtatacagataaactagtagtttagggtatatatcgggtcgatcccacagggaagagtgaacaattaccggtattactaaagcttctctattatttagactatcaacgaattatagcaaattaaaacctattgaaattatacaagaaaatagcaaataaaagctccttaggttgtggcatccctaactactcatgcaagtgctatatttggatcattgagtactacatctaggctaattatagtgtaatttccttaaacatgtgaaacctactttcgtagtgaatcaactatactcataactaatccatacctattttcatggttatgaaattagctacaagttcatttcttcaatgaaattacatgaaatgaatcactaaaaaccacataagtgcacctctactttcgtgagtgtactccctatgtttagcacctcttgaactagtgttaaatctcaattttcattgcagaaacaacaccttagataatcacaatcaatggtaccagattaatcatgatttaaagagccaaagtgctaaataacttgcttaaatcatagcagtcaaataaccaaagaATAAACACtcacaatcatagaaagttcaaccaaacctaaggtataaactttaaagacacatattaaacacaaaatccagaacttgtatattagctaaacttggaatcaagtacaaaagataaagagtttggaaggaatacaacccttgtcacatgagctttcttccttgccttcttcatcctccatcttcatcctaatctagataataaacaagaatggaaaagctacactactctatactaagctaaactaacactaggaagatgaaagagctacatttctgcagcttcaagctttctcccgtagctcactctctatttttctgctatgaactccaaTCTCTGCTATCTACTCCATTCCTCCTTTTccaatgaatttggctctttttatgatgaaaggttggtcaagaaatgaggattacatctcccttttacagctgggaatgtttctcacatgtatagcatcccatgtgagttggtggaggtgaaattgagttttccgcgtaaaaagcagacttctctgaccacaatccggccaggaatccggccacaaatccggccaaattccggccggattgctacagtaaatctgggctgctacagtgatccgagctgctacagtacctcggatccactaacccagaaacagccgagagttcggatgaatagtggatccgagtgtggatcacttgctctgtttttggctcaacttcaaccgatcttttcttgatgttagaggctgaaccagctcatgtctaaaacatgaaagttgtagccttttgagttatctttccaatgcatcaagaatcacctcatttggatctgtgtaggctgagatatgaccgaaatacccttgcctgctccatgccttgttctagtttcgaccaatagcaattgactctgtacttcggctttttggcctggaaaaccttcaaactggattcagatgtcttcaccaaagttgtagatctatctcttatcttcaaatgggttcaagaatcatcccaatccgatcattgtaactcaagttatagccgaaatacgaaaatgtgtcaaaactgtcaaaatacacaaaatccaagtaaaaagtgataaaaacctcatttaattgaacaaaagcatttttcaccaattatagccaaaatgattcatattcttccaataatataaccaaagtgactaaaaataatatgaaatgtcttacaattattacgtaaattagtcacttatcaaactcccccacacttaaatcattgcttgtcctcaagcaattcacacataatcaaatgcaatgattcaagaggtgaaacaatatatgcactttgtccaatttaattactcaagacttggaaaataatcattatacaattattcaattcACACTAAATActtataatatcaagtaaagaaaagataattataccctaaattcaacaagttaaacttaatctcttaccctaacttaattttacaaataagtaaatcacataatcaatttatagccttcctcctccttataatcatctttttctcaaaattctataactaagagggatttattcacacaaattttacttaaatagtgagaatgcctttttacgcgaaaatcgacacttttaggtgaagatccccggttactcaacatttcacttattcaagtcgctaatgcatactcttaattcaagtacctttttacgcgaatgtcgacatttgtagatgccaacccccggttactcggtaggtgaatcattggagtagaacaatttttatttactttcttttcttttctttttttttctctttttttttcttttttttttctttatttttccctcatagaaaaaaaaatatatatagaaataatcaaaggaggagtataaccttttatcaactatatcaatcacttatttataaaattaagtaaagagaagaaatttcattaaacatgtaaaattataggcgtaattttcctcactttaccgaatatactttctaaaatgtaaaaatcctaattgcataataaccatttccaagttaaatgaggactaaactttccaaaatacatataacatttcaacaattggaagaattaaACACTTAAGGTTGGAATACTTTAGccctttttgaaataaaaatgaaaaaattgaagaacttttgggccatagtgaaatattggacaagatgttagaaaaattttgacggagtttccccatataaatggatgaaaacttcctgccaacaaacccaatttcaagcaaattatccacatggcaaataattcaaacataattccaacatttctaagcatttaaatcaccaaaatatcatcacctagcaagtaaatgcaagttcaatattttcctcccccacacttaaacttcacattgtcctcaatgtgagaaaaggaaaataaatagagtaaaagaaaatactgctcaattgaacttgcgcaatccgaatccatgtccaaatgatgaatttccaaccgtatttgagaaagaatggagagttcacttattgcaccctgaaaaagacaaaatcaaaacaaataaatttcttaaaaataaaaggttgcaatcaacaaaatcatgcaattcaaggaaaaaggaaaaatgatcaagcatgtggaaccatacaatgttcaagggataaaaacatgaaatgagctaatctttgctaatcaaatatatgcattagtatccaaagcaaagggaagctaatttcacaccaaaaaatccacaatcatgaacaaaataagttccatatatacattttgtcatcaatgatcaaatCCCCGCAAGTACAAAAGTAATCTCAAAATGGAGACAAACACACCAAACCAAAATATAGATGACCTTCTTgagaattcatgaaatactaaaaacCATTGAACCACAAGGATTAtaagtgcatttatgaatttcatcaattaaggtcatcttcaattcacctcttcttttagaattacctaaGAATTTACGAAATTATTCAACCAAGcaccttttcattcattaggtaatctaaattactcacatgaatatcataaactcccacaaaactaattaaaatgctacattGGCCACTTAATATGCAACTTGATCACTaagccaaattaagcataaaattagcaaaatttcaccaaataatGACAAAATCATGAgttaaacatcaccaataatcatcaataagcTCAATAAGCACAATGTAAAGcaccaaacttcacaaaatgaaaaaaattcgaaattgcccaaaaatagaaaaaaaaaataaaaattggcaaaattcaaataacaacatttggtgaagatttgttacCTCAAACTTGTTGGTTGATGATTATGGATGCCAATGGTGATGAAACCCCCAAAAATTTCACTCCAATTCGGCCTCAAATGAAgagttcaaaaatttgaaacccttgTTCTTGCTAAGCTAAAATCCGAATTTagacttgtttttgaagaattttttagCTATGAAATCATCTCTCAAGTAAAAGGGGAGTGTTTTGGTATAGTTGGTTTGAAGATTGGATGGTGAAAAGAGTGAGTTTAGTGAGTAGTGTGTGTTTGAGGTGTTAGTGTGTGAGTTGggttgaagaagaagggagaaaaattgTGAGGAATCCGTGAAACGAATTCATCTTAGGCAGGTTACtgttcacaatccggccagaaattggaGGGATTCGTGGAGGGATTCTgggcagaaattttttttttttttttttttttacaatccggccagtttttggccggattttCCGCCGGATTCTGTCCAGAATGctcgaaaaaattttcttttctcccctgactatccggccttcaatccggccaacatttggccggatttatggccggatttgctgcagaaaaagctgttttctgcagtttttcctccaaatttgcttggCCAACCTTCCACATTCAACCTACTTCATgttctttgaataaaattcaaatttaacatgatcatgcatgaatataacttaaacatgaaacaccttaaatgcatgaaatgcagcaattgaacatgaaaactccctttgccTTAATATAAACACCTTTGCAATTGAGATCATTTGCATGAACTCTTGCCATTGCCACCTACAACACACACAAAAACATTAATCAAACAACcaaaacttactaaaaacaagaaatcgttgggttgcctcccaacaagcgcttctttatagtcattagcttgactatatcacctcatttttcaaggaggctttgttagcgaataatccaccatttgtggtcgtggtggatcattaaatggtgactttatagcaaaagtcacataatctaatgatgtgagagatggaagtgacttacatattccaagtgtttcatagatattaccttgaatatacaccacttgagaacttaccaaagggaatgtcatgagagtatcttgagcaggaatacctttagaacctatactttcaatgcactcctcaagaggggtgaaaattgagtcattaaaactcacctcttgaggttcaaagttagttccaaagatattatcatgtgaaatggatatttgctcattaaaacactcttgagattcatcattttcaacaaaatgcaatccattttcacatacaacattttcaccattcatgctaggatcattttgcaaattattagaagaaataacttcacacaatacattcaattgctcatgtatatcaccaaagtgagaagctaattcatctaacctttcctcaatcctatcaaaacggtcagaggttgcatttgctagcttttctaatgctaaatcaaattgattaaaaaaaatttctacagctagctcccaagatgcattagaatcattagctaatggttcattcTCTAA
The Coffea arabica cultivar ET-39 chromosome 6c, Coffea Arabica ET-39 HiFi, whole genome shotgun sequence genome window above contains:
- the LOC140008828 gene encoding uncharacterized protein, which produces MAIRKALNIAKQNGWEKIMIQSDCKGIIDKINMKREEDLSIGVILFDILKIRLDFTECSFSFIKREVNCVAHQLAKFAINLVDENVWQESFPEWLNSLASKDVGASALVL